A genome region from Methylobacterium sp. FF17 includes the following:
- a CDS encoding DUF4142 domain-containing protein encodes MIKTTFAATAVLAALATPAFAQGMQGDFRMEAMQANAFEIQSSQIALSKSRNPQVLRFAREAVRDHRAANVALAGGENNYAAVRGGEGVGGLITAPLAVAGGAVGAATGIATGVVGGTLSGGPVGGVEGIGSGAARGAEAGSRAFRGDVDTTAGTTIIPPNPQQQAMLAELSQTPAGPRFDSLYGRMQVQSHEMTIGMFRAYAASGPNPALRAHAEQALPVLQSHYQMAQRLPGAR; translated from the coding sequence ATGATCAAGACGACTTTCGCCGCCACCGCCGTTCTCGCCGCCCTCGCCACCCCGGCCTTCGCACAGGGCATGCAGGGCGATTTCCGCATGGAGGCGATGCAGGCCAACGCCTTCGAGATCCAGTCGAGCCAGATCGCCCTCAGCAAGAGCCGTAACCCGCAGGTTCTGCGCTTCGCCCGCGAGGCCGTCCGCGACCACCGCGCCGCCAACGTGGCGCTGGCCGGCGGCGAGAACAATTACGCGGCCGTGCGCGGCGGCGAAGGTGTGGGCGGCCTGATCACGGCACCCCTCGCGGTGGCCGGTGGCGCGGTCGGCGCCGCCACGGGGATCGCCACCGGTGTCGTCGGCGGCACCCTGAGCGGCGGCCCGGTGGGCGGCGTCGAGGGCATCGGCAGCGGTGCGGCGCGCGGCGCCGAGGCCGGGAGCCGTGCCTTCCGGGGCGACGTGGACACCACCGCCGGCACCACGATCATCCCGCCGAACCCGCAGCAGCAGGCGATGCTGGCCGAGCTGTCGCAGACCCCGGCCGGCCCGCGCTTCGACAGCCTCTACGGCCGCATGCAGGTGCAGTCCCACGAGATGACGATCGGCATGTTCCGCGCCTACGCGGCGTCCGGCCCGAACCCGGCCCTGCGCGCCCATGCGGAGCAGGCCCTGCCGGTGCTGCAGTCGCACTACCAGATGGCCCAGCGCCTGCCCGGCGCTCGCTGA
- a CDS encoding carbonic anhydrase: MFPEKLKAGYRSFIDGRLTDEAKRYAKLAESQSPEVLMISCCDSRVSPEVIFNTGPGELFVIRNVANIVPPHETGGDFHGTSAAIEFAVEGLEVKHIVVLGHATCGGIKAYANPAKPLSNSDFIGSWVSLVEPAAAMAGNPSDPDYLTRLEYSMVAQSLKNLMTFPFVRTRVESGRLALHGAHFGIARGELLLRDPETGEFKPAVDQAGRSLSPASLIGCVEQ; this comes from the coding sequence ATGTTTCCTGAGAAGCTCAAAGCCGGCTATCGCTCGTTCATCGACGGACGGCTGACCGACGAGGCCAAGCGCTATGCGAAGCTGGCCGAGAGCCAGAGCCCGGAAGTGCTGATGATCAGCTGTTGCGACAGCCGGGTCTCGCCCGAGGTCATCTTCAATACCGGACCGGGCGAACTCTTCGTCATCCGCAACGTCGCCAACATCGTTCCGCCCCATGAGACGGGCGGCGACTTCCACGGCACCTCGGCGGCGATCGAGTTCGCGGTGGAGGGTCTGGAGGTCAAGCACATCGTCGTGCTCGGGCATGCCACCTGCGGCGGTATCAAGGCTTACGCGAATCCCGCCAAGCCCCTCTCGAACAGCGACTTCATCGGAAGCTGGGTCTCGCTGGTCGAGCCCGCCGCCGCCATGGCGGGCAACCCGAGCGATCCGGATTACCTCACGCGGCTCGAATACTCGATGGTCGCGCAGAGCCTCAAGAACCTGATGACCTTCCCCTTCGTGCGCACGCGCGTCGAGAGCGGACGCCTCGCCCTGCACGGGGCCCATTTCGGCATCGCACGCGGGGAACTCCTCCTGCGCGACCCGGAGACCGGCGAGTTCAAGCCGGCCGTCGATCAGGCCGGCCGGAGCCTGAGCCCCGCCTCGCTGATCGGCTGCGTCGAGCAGTAA
- a CDS encoding universal stress protein, whose protein sequence is MQTLLVPVASHDALPSVFETAILAARRFGSLIEGVSLRPALAEYVPVDMVGGMTWLRDEEADKAEAETAGQAFVAFMEQAGLPLAAQGPCTPETVAAAGARYRWRADVPAGDAFLGQYARLFTATVVGRPGGSDGTPRMTTFETALFESGRPILLAPPIAPATLGEAILIAWNGSTETARAVAFAMPFLRQARRIRVISVEGGTVPGPSAEDLAQALACEGIAADFRAYSAGRRTPGEVFLTEAETFGCDLLIKGAYTQSRLRQMIFGGPTSHLLAHAGIPMLMAH, encoded by the coding sequence ATGCAGACCTTGCTCGTTCCCGTCGCGTCGCATGACGCGCTCCCCTCGGTCTTCGAGACCGCGATCCTCGCCGCCCGGCGCTTCGGCAGCCTCATCGAAGGCGTGTCCCTGCGCCCGGCGCTCGCCGAGTACGTCCCCGTCGACATGGTGGGCGGCATGACCTGGCTGCGTGACGAGGAGGCCGACAAGGCCGAGGCCGAGACGGCGGGCCAGGCGTTCGTCGCCTTCATGGAGCAGGCCGGGCTGCCGCTGGCGGCGCAGGGCCCCTGCACGCCGGAGACGGTCGCGGCCGCTGGAGCCCGCTACCGCTGGCGGGCCGACGTGCCGGCGGGGGATGCCTTCCTCGGGCAATATGCCCGCCTGTTCACCGCCACCGTCGTGGGCCGGCCCGGCGGTTCGGATGGCACGCCGCGCATGACCACCTTCGAGACCGCGCTGTTCGAGAGCGGCCGGCCCATCCTGCTCGCCCCCCCGATCGCCCCGGCGACGCTCGGCGAGGCGATCCTGATCGCCTGGAACGGCTCCACGGAGACCGCCCGGGCCGTGGCCTTCGCGATGCCGTTCCTGCGTCAGGCCCGGCGCATCCGGGTGATCAGCGTCGAGGGCGGCACGGTGCCGGGGCCGAGCGCGGAGGATCTGGCCCAGGCGCTCGCCTGCGAGGGCATCGCGGCCGATTTCCGGGCCTATTCGGCCGGCCGGCGCACCCCGGGGGAAGTCTTCCTGACGGAGGCCGAAACCTTCGGCTGCGACCTGCTGATCAAGGGGGCCTACACCCAGAGCCGCCTGCGCCAGATGATCTTCGGCGGGCCGACGAGCCACCTCCTGGCCCATGCCGGCATCCCGATGCTGATGGCGCATTAG
- a CDS encoding cytochrome b/b6 domain-containing protein, whose product MVPETPARLTVIHPLVVRITHWINAVAVFCMLFSGWAIYNASPLFPFVFPKWAILGGWLGGALAWHFAAMWLFALNGLAYVLYGLLARHFATAFLPLSPRAVWRDAGAALRLSLAHRVGRYNAVQRLAYVVAVVLGLLLVASGCALWKPVQWQGLTNLFGGYEWARRVHFFAMAGLGAFIVLHLALVLVVPRTLVAMITGRARVAEEPVR is encoded by the coding sequence ATCGTGCCCGAAACGCCCGCGCGCCTCACGGTGATCCACCCCCTCGTGGTGCGGATCACCCACTGGATCAACGCGGTGGCGGTGTTCTGCATGCTGTTCAGCGGCTGGGCGATCTACAACGCCTCGCCGCTGTTCCCCTTCGTGTTCCCGAAATGGGCGATCCTCGGCGGCTGGCTCGGCGGCGCACTCGCCTGGCACTTCGCCGCGATGTGGCTGTTCGCCCTGAACGGTCTCGCCTACGTGCTCTACGGCCTGCTCGCCCGGCACTTCGCCACCGCCTTCCTGCCCCTGAGCCCGCGCGCCGTCTGGCGCGATGCCGGGGCGGCCCTGCGCCTGTCCCTCGCCCACCGGGTCGGGCGCTACAACGCCGTGCAGCGCCTCGCCTACGTGGTCGCGGTCGTCCTCGGCCTCCTGCTCGTCGCCTCGGGCTGCGCCCTGTGGAAGCCGGTGCAGTGGCAGGGGCTCACGAACCTGTTCGGCGGCTACGAGTGGGCGCGCCGGGTCCACTTCTTCGCCATGGCGGGCCTGGGCGCCTTCATCGTCCTGCACCTCGCCCTCGTCCTCGTCGTGCCGCGCACGCTCGTGGCGATGATCACCGGCCGCGCCCGCGTCGCCGAGGAGCCCGTTC